A portion of the Tachyglossus aculeatus isolate mTacAcu1 chromosome 12 unlocalized genomic scaffold, mTacAcu1.pri SUPER_6_unloc_2, whole genome shotgun sequence genome contains these proteins:
- the LOC119921231 gene encoding olfactory receptor 14A16-like, whose product MVIPTLNRLIYSRINKGIMAALRKFFGGKLTLSVLNVCYVSVTIIQSIHNSLTNDSSISFLDCVTQVFFLVLLATTEIDILTLMSYDHYVAICHPLCYVVVMDQRVCGKMATALCLWGGFLGLTHTVNTFFLSFGDSNVIRHFFCDLTQLLAHAPSNDDLSEAFLLIASATLDFFCFLFIVISHFCVFPTVRTISS is encoded by the exons atggtgatcCCGACCCTGAACCGCCTCATCTACAGCCGGATAAACAAGGGCATTATGGCGGCCCTAAGGAAATTCTTTGGGGGGAAAct gacctTGTCAGTCCTCAATGTCTGCTATGTCTCCGTCACCATCatccaatccatccacaactccctgacgaaCGACAGTTCCATCTCTTTCCTGGACTGTGTCACCCAAGTATTTTTTCTTGTCTTACTTGCCACCACAGAGATAGACATCCTCACGTTGATGTCCTACGAtcactacgtggccatctgccatcCCCTGTGCTACGTTGTCGTCATGGACCAAcgggtctgtgggaagatggccaccgcctTATGCCTTTGGGGTGGTTTCTTGGGCCTCACGCACACTGTCAATACATTTTTCTTGTCTTTTGGTGACTCGAACGTGATCCGtcactttttctgtgacttgACCCAGTTACTGGCCCACGCCCCCTCCAATGATGACCTCAGTGAGGCGTTCTTGCTTATTGCCAGTGCTACTTTAGacttcttctgcttcctctttatAGTCATTTCCCATTTCTGCGTCTTCCCCACAGTGAGGACCATCTCTTCCTAA